In Phycisphaerae bacterium RAS2, the DNA window CGCGAATCTGATGAAGGCTCATCATCCGCGCTGCCAGCGCGATGAAAAAGATTCCAAACAAGGCGGCAAGCTCTCGGAGTGCGGCCCACCTCCGAGGCGCGTTTGGGCCGATTGGTGTTGATTGGGACTGACGGGAAGTCATCAGGAGCCAAGCATAAGGCAGGGCTTGCAGCCGCCGCGCGAAGCTTCCCCCGTTTTCGCGCAATGGCTACCCGCTAGGCGATTCAGAAACCGCTTTCCGCACCAAAAAACTGCTATTTCCGATCCGCCCCGACTATGCTATGCTTCCCGGCATTCGGGATCGGCTGTGTGCGGGGTGGTCCGGCCTTCGGGTTGAACCATGAACGGCCGATAACCTTTTGGGGCGACTGGAGAAACGCGAGTGGAACTTCCAAGACGCGAGCGCGGAGAAGAGCTGTTACCCCCCGGTGCGCTGACAGACTTGCGCCGCCGGCTCCGACTGATCGCGCCGCAACACGATCTGGTTAGCGTCATCTCCTGCGCCTTCGACCATCGCACGCGCATGTTGCCGTTCATTTATGCCGACATGCGCATGGCGCCGGCCGGCGTTCGCGCGGTCGGGTCCGCCATGGCGGATGCCGGCTTCAACAAGACGCGCATCGTTCTGCAGCAGTGGAACAAGCGTTTTCGGCCGTCGCTGATGCGGCTGGACGGGCGCATCCCCGACCTGTTCATGGTCTCCTCGATGCAGATTCACACCGCGGCGCTCAAGGACCTCCTCCGCGACGCCTGCCGGATCGAGGAATCAAATCGGCCGCTGATCATCGCCGGCGGCGCGAAGACGATCTACGAACCGTGGGACGTGTTCAGCACCGACGCGGCTGACCCGTGGGGGGCCGATGTCGCGGTGACGGGCGAGGAATACGTCCTGCTTAGTCTGATGGAAGTTGTGCTGTCGGTGCGCAAGCCGGGCACGTCCTTGCGGGCCGCGTTCCTGCGGGCGAAAGAAGACGGATTGCTCGATGCAATCCCCGGTTTGGTCTATCCGCGCATCGACGCGGCGACGGGCCGCACCGAGCAGTTGATCGACACCGGCATTCAGCAGCTCGTCGGCGACCTCGATGAGCTGCCCGATCCGGTGCACGGCTACCGCCTATTGGAGCCGCCGGGCAACGCGACGACGCTCGGGATGAAGGCGCTTCCGGCCAGCAGCGTACGGCGCTATTCGCCGATCGCCTCGCTCGTGCTGACGTTCGGCTGCAAGTTCGCCTGCCAGTATTGCCCGATCCCGGCGTACAACCAGCGGCAGCATCGCCTCAAGAGCGGCGAGCGCATCGCCGAGGAGTTTCACCGGCTGTACAGCGAGTACGGCCTGCGCTATTTCTTCGGCGCTGACGACAACTTTTTCAACCACAAAGAGCGCACCCTGGAGATCATCCAGACGCTGGCCCGCAAGGAGTTCAACGGCCAACGCGTGCGAAAGGTCATCCGCTGGGGTACGGAAGTCACCGTTCACGACACGCTGCTGCTGCACGACCATCTTCCTGAAGTGCGCAACGCCGGTGTCCGCGCCCTGTGGCTCGGCGTTGAAGACCTGACGGCCACGCTGGTCAAGAAGGGTCAGAGCGTCGACAAGACCACTGAGGCGTTCCACCTGCTTCAAAAGCACGGCATCTGCCCGATGCCGATGATGATGCACCACGACACACAGCCGTTGTACACGCCCGGCAAGAACTACGGCCTGATCAATCAGGCCAAACTGCTGCGCAAGGCCGGCGCGGTGAGCCTGCAGGTGCTGATGATCACGCCGGCGACGGGGTCCAAGCTGTACGAGGAAGCGTTTACCACCGGCCTGGCCTATGACGAAGTCGGCGGGCGCAGGGTCGAGACGCACATGCTCGACGGCAACTACGTCGTCGCGTCGAACCACAAGCAGCCGTGGAAGAAGCAGTTCAACATCCTCGCGGCGTACCTGTATTTCTACAATCCGCTGCGCATGCTCTGGGCACTGGTCAGGCCCAAGAGCCGGCTGTACCTCGCCGACGCCGGCATGCAGTTCATCGGCATGTGGGGTCTGGGCCAGACGGTCCGCCGCACGCTCGGCTGGGCGTTTCGGCTGATGCGCGGCGGTATTCGCCGGCGCACGCGAATCCCCGCCAGCCTCATTCCCATGCGCGCCGTGAACGGTGAGGCCGCCAGCCACGCGCTGCCCGGCACACCACTGGGCGGTTTCGTGCAGTTGCAGGTTCACATGCCCGGCAAGGCAGCGCGCACCGCACGAGCATCGGCGTAGATAAAAATCAAAAAGTCAAAACGTCCAAAAGTCGAAATCTCGGAAAAGGAATCCGCGCGCGGTTTGTCAATTTTTGGGCCTATCGGGGCGTCTCGGTGCTTTGAGATGTTGGCGTCGAGCCGTTTTCCCGCATGAAGTCCGGCAGGCCGAACGCGCGGCCCTGGCCGATGTGCTCGATCATGCGGAAGACGACGGGGTTCACCAGCGCGTCGACGCGCGGACCTGGCATGCCAATCGCCTTGAAATCGATCAGCGATTGATCGCTCCGATGGCAGTCGGTGCAGGTTCGCGGCTCCTTCCGCCGCAGCGGATGGACCGCCGCCAGCAGCGAATCGCGCTCCGCCTGCGACAATCCCGTGTCCTGGCGCGGCGCGACATCCACCGCTTGAGACGTGGTTGCGGTCCGAATCGTCGGTGAAGCGCCGGCGCCATTACGCTCGGCCGCACGCTCAACCGCTTCGAGGTATCGCCGCTTGGCGTCGTCCGTGTTCGGATGCCCTCGTAACAGGTTGCCATCGCGGTCCACCACGGCCAGCTTCGCGCCGTATTCGCCGCGGAAGTGACGCGGCAATTCCTCCCGTGCCGCATTTAACAGCTTGTCCATCGCCGGTGAGCCGGGCCGTACGGCGGTGATGTGCCGCGCGAGTTCTTTCAAACCGCGCGAGCCGCCCGACGCGTCGGCGGCCTCGTGAAGCAGTCGGCCGAGCCGGTCCGCCTCGGCCTGATCGATCGTCGGGGTATCACCCTGCCGCGTGCGGCGCTGCCCGGTGTTCGGCGCGAGCGCGCTGCTTGCTGCATCGTCCGTGCGGGATGCCAGAACCATGTCATATGCATCGAGCAGCGCGGGTGTGCCGCGCGGCTCGCCGGTTTTCAGATCGTACCACGCGAGTTTGAGGGGCGTGGGTTGATGGTCGAAATGGCAGACGCCGCAGTGCATCGAGCTGGCGTGCATGTTCAGGAAGGCTCGCAGCTCTTTGTCTCGCGCGTGCGGCAGGGGGGCATGGCAACCGCTGCGCGAGCAGTCGTTGTAGGCGTCGGGCGCGATCCACGTATCGAGCCGATGGTAGTGTGCGAGCGGGGAGCGCGGGTGCTCGGCGGCATCGAGCGCGGCGAAGGCGCTTCGGCCGGTGGAGAGCGTGGCGGCGTCGAGCCGCGTCGGAAGGGCGGCGATCTGCGCCGGCGGACCCGACTCGACGGCGAGCGAGACGATCAGGTATCGCACGGCTGCGAAGGTGAGATACCCGATGAGGGCCGTGAGCGCCAGGGCATAGACGCGCGGAAACGTGCGCCGAAAGGCGCGCCACGATGCCGACGCAATGCGCCGCCATGGGATGCGACCGAGGGAGGCGAGCCATTTAGACGGCATGGTGGCCCTCCTCGGGATGTTCGCCGGTCTCGGGGTGGGCGATGCCCAGTTCGCTGGCGACTTCG includes these proteins:
- a CDS encoding Radical SAM superfamily protein produces the protein MELPRRERGEELLPPGALTDLRRRLRLIAPQHDLVSVISCAFDHRTRMLPFIYADMRMAPAGVRAVGSAMADAGFNKTRIVLQQWNKRFRPSLMRLDGRIPDLFMVSSMQIHTAALKDLLRDACRIEESNRPLIIAGGAKTIYEPWDVFSTDAADPWGADVAVTGEEYVLLSLMEVVLSVRKPGTSLRAAFLRAKEDGLLDAIPGLVYPRIDAATGRTEQLIDTGIQQLVGDLDELPDPVHGYRLLEPPGNATTLGMKALPASSVRRYSPIASLVLTFGCKFACQYCPIPAYNQRQHRLKSGERIAEEFHRLYSEYGLRYFFGADDNFFNHKERTLEIIQTLARKEFNGQRVRKVIRWGTEVTVHDTLLLHDHLPEVRNAGVRALWLGVEDLTATLVKKGQSVDKTTEAFHLLQKHGICPMPMMMHHDTQPLYTPGKNYGLINQAKLLRKAGAVSLQVLMITPATGSKLYEEAFTTGLAYDEVGGRRVETHMLDGNYVVASNHKQPWKKQFNILAAYLYFYNPLRMLWALVRPKSRLYLADAGMQFIGMWGLGQTVRRTLGWAFRLMRGGIRRRTRIPASLIPMRAVNGEAASHALPGTPLGGFVQLQVHMPGKAARTARASA